One Sphingomonas kaistensis genomic window, ATGAGCCCCGTCTAAGCCAGTCGCGCGGTGAAGCAATCCGGATGGTGGAAATCGGGCTGCTCGGAGGGGTGATGGAGCGCGAAATAATGGCGCTGACCGGTCTTTTCCTCGATCACTGCGCTGAGCGCGATCGTGCCTTGCGCCTCGGAGGGGATCGAAAGGGTCGCGCCGAGGCCCCACCAGGTCAGATTGTCCTCGATCCTGAGGTAAGGTGGCTCGGCGACCTCGGCGAGTTCCATGCCCTCCCGCTCCGCCTCGAAATCATACCCCGCCCAATCCCCTGACGGCGAGAAATTCCATTCCTGATAAGCCTCTTCGCCGTCACCTTTGAGAAAACATTCGAAGCAGGTCGACTGCCACAGATTGTCGCGGCGGGCGGGCGCCAATGAAGGCGGCGGGACCACGAAGCGGCTAAGCGGCGCACTGACGCCGAACCACAGGTTGAGCGTCGCGGTCTCCCCAAACGCAGCGGAACGCTCGGCCGAGGCCCAGACGGTGTAGGGCGGATTTGGCACGGTGGTCGGATGCGGAGCGAGTTCGAAGCGCATGGCCCATCTTACGTCATCGCGCCTCGTAAGCTAAGCGCCCTTCGCATGACGACGACCTATTCTTCCGATCTGCTCCAGCTCCTGGCCGAGCGCGGCTACATCCACCAGACGACCGATGCCGCCGGGCTTGACGCGCTGGCGAACAAGGAGATCGTCACCGGCTACATCGGCTTCGACGCCACCGCGCCGAGCCTGCATGTCGGCAGCCTGGTCCAAATCATGATGCTGCGGCGGATGCAGCAAGCCGGGCACAAGCCGATCGTGCTGATGGGCGGCGGCACGACCAAGGTAGGCGATCCGAGCTTCAAGGCCGAAGAGCGCAAGCTGCTCGACGAGGACGCGATCGCGGCAAATATCGCCGGCATTCGCAAGGTGTTCGAGCGCTTTCTGACCTTCGGCGACGGCCCGACCGACGCGGTGCTGGTCGACAATGCCGACTGGCTCGACCGCCTCGAATACCTCCCCTTCCTGCGCGAGGTCGGACGGCATTTCTCGGTCAACCGGATGCTGACCTTCGACAGCGTCCAGCTCCGGCTCGAGCGCGAGCAATCGCTGTCGTTCCTCGAATTCAACTACATGATCATGCAGGCGTACGACTTCCTCGAACTGTCGCGACGGCAGGGCTGCCGGCTGCAGATGGGCGGGTCGGACCAGTGGGGCAACATCATCAACGGCGTGGAATTGTGCCGCCGCGCCGACGGGACCGAGGTCTTCGCGGTAACGACCCCGCTGATCACCACCGCCGACGGTGCCAAGATGGGAAAGACGGCGCAGGGCGCGGTGTGGCTTAATGCCGAGGGCCCAGACGGCTATCGTCTCAGCGCCTACGATTACTGGCAGTTCTGGCGGAACACCGCGGACGCCGACGTGGCGAAGTTCGCCAGGCTGTTCACCGACCTGCCGCTGGACGAGATCGCTCGGCTCGAAGCGCTGCAGGGGGCTGAGATCAACCAGGCCAAGATCGTGCTGGCGACCGAGGCTACGGCGCTGCTGCATGGTCGCGAGGCGGCGGAGGCAGCGGCGGCAACGGCCGCGGCGACCTTTGCCGGCGGCGGTTCGGGTGAGGCGCTGCCGAGCGTCGAGACCGGTGGCGAGATCGGGCTGCTGGCGGCGCTGGTCGGCCTCGGCTTTTGCGCATCCAATGGCGAAGCCAAGCGCAAGGTCGCCGAAGGCGCAGTGAGGCTCGACGGCGAGCCGGTCAGTGACATTGCTGCGGTGATTTCAGTTCCTTCGGAGCGAAAGCTCAGCCTCGGCAAGAAGAAACACGGGCTGCTGCTGCCCTAACCTGAGCGAAGCAGGTCCACTGCTTGGTCTCGCTCAAATAGATAAAGACAAAGTCGCGCGGCTTCACCCCGGTCGCCGTGGAGCCCGCCGTCGCGGTCGAGCAGCAGGCGCGCGTCCTGGGTCGCCATCGGTGCCAACTCCTGTACCTGCTCGGGTGAGGCCAGCCGGAATTGCGCTTCGCCGCTCTGTCGAACGCCGAGGATCTCGCCCGGCCCGCGCAGGCGCAAATCTTCCTCGGCGATGCGAAAGCCGTCATTGGTCTCGCGCATCAGTGCCAGGCGTGCGCGGCCAGTCTCGCTGAGCGTCGAACCGCGCAACAGGAGGCAGGTCGACTTGGCCGACCCACGCCCGACCCGACCCCGCAATTGGTGCAATTGGGCGAGGCCAAAGCGCTCGGCGCCTTCGATGATCATCAGCGCGGCGTTGGGAACGTCGACCCCGACTTCGATCACCGTGGTGGCGACGAGGATGGCGAGGCGACCGGCGGAAAACTCGGCCATGACCGCGTCCTTCTCCGGACCTTTCATGCGTCCATGGACCAGCCCGATCTGCCCGGGGAAGCGCAGCGCCAGCGCAGCCGCCCGCTCCTCGGCCGCCGCCGCATCGCTGGTCTCGCTCTCGGCGACCAGAGGACAGACCCAATAGGCTTGGCCGCCCGCGGCGACATGGCGGGCGAGCCCGTCGACGACGTCGCCGATCCGTTCTTCAGCAATGACGCGCGTTTCGATCGGGGTACGCCCCGGCGGCATTTCGTCGATCCGGCTGACGTCCATTTCGCCATATTGGGTCAGCGTCAGGGTACGCGGGATGGGCGTCGCGGTCATGGCCAGCAGGTGCGGCGTGCTCGTCCCCTTGGCGGTCAGCAGCAGCCGTTCGGACACGCCGAAGCGATGCTGTTCGTCGATCACCACCAGGCCGAGGCGGCGATAGGCGACCTTGTCCTGGAAGATCGCATGAGTCCCGACGAGGATGTCGATCGATCCATCGGCCAGCCCCATCAATGTCGAATCGCGCGCCCTTCCCTTTTCGCGGCCGGTCAGGATGGCGACCCTTACCCCCAGCGAATCCAGTTGCTTGAGCAGGGTCGCATGATGTTGCCTGGCAAGGATTTCGGTCGGCGCCAGCATCGCCGCCTGCGCGCCGGCCTCGACCGCTTCGAGCATGGCGAGCAGCGCGACCAAGGTCTTGCCCGAGCCGACGTCGCCTTGCAGCAGCCGCAGCATCGGCGCTTCCTGCCCCATGTCGTCGCGAATTTCCTGCACCACGCGGCGCTGCGCCCCGGTGAGGGCATAGGGCAATTTGAGCGCGTCAGTAAGTCGGCCGTCACCGCGCAGGGGTACGCCACGCCGACGACGGCTGACCTGACGCAGGAGGCCTAGCGCAAGCTGGTTGGCGAAGATCTCGTCATAAGCGAGCCGCTTGCGCGCCGCGCCGTCTGCCGGTTCGGCATGGATGGTAGCGAGGCTGGTCCGCCAGTCGCGCCAGGCTTCGCGGGCGACTACCGACGGCTCGATCCATTCGGGCAACACCGGCGCCCTTTCCAAAGCAGCCGACACCAATTCGCGAACCCGACGCGAGGTCAGGCCTTCGGTCAGCGGATAGACCGTTTCTTTCAGCGCCGGCTCGGTCTTGCCGGGCTCGGTCACGTCGGGATGCACCATCTGCCACTCGTCGCCATAGGCTTCGAGCTTGCCGGTGACCGTGCGCTTCTCGCCCAGCGGCAGTTGCTTGGCCGCCCAGCCGCCATTGTTGAAGAAAGCGAGGGTCAGCATATTCCCCTCCCCGTCCACCGCATGGATCCGCGTCGGCCCGCGGCCCCGGCTTTGCCGCTTCTCGCGCACGGTGACATCGAGAATCACCTGACGGCCGAGCAACACCGGAGAGGCAGCAGGCGCCCGCACCCGCTCGATCGCGCCGGTCGGAAGGTGGAACAAGAGATCGACGGCCCGCGTAATTCCGAGCTTGGCGAGCTGCTTGGCGACCTGCGGCCCGACGCCTTTCAGCGATTCCACTTCGGCGAACAAAGGGTTGAGCAGGTCGGGGCGCATGACGCGGATAGCGTTAGCAGCCGCGGGGGGCGCAGCAATCCCGGAAACCACTGCCGCACATGCTGCCGCCAAGGGCCGAAAACCGCCTTCGGACTACCTTCCGTTTGACCGTGGCAGCGCCTACATGACCCCCATGCTGGAAGACCCGACCCCCAAGCGCCTGCGCTGGCGCGCGCATCATCGTGGGACCAAGGAAGCCGACCGGATGATCGGCGGGTTCTTCGATGCGCATCACCAGCAGTGGAATGCGCAGGAGATGGCCCTGTTCGAAGCGTTATTAGAAGAGCAGGACGTCGACATCATGGCTTGGGCGATCGGAACCCAGACGGTGCCGGAGCGCTTCCAAGGCGCGATGATGACCGCCATGCAGCGCCTCGACTATTTGCCCATCGACCGGTGAGCGACCTCCAGCGCATCCTCAAGGCGTCGGAGCCGCTGACGCTGGCGTCGGTTCCGGCTGGCTTTCTGCCGTGGCTGACGGCCGATCTGGCACGCGCCGTCAAAGGCCGCGCGGTGGTGATCGCGTCGGACGAAACCGCGATGCGCGCCTTGGCCGACAATGCGCCCGCGTTCGCGCCCGAGATTGAGGTGCTGACCTTTCCGGCGTGGGACTGCCTGCCGTACGACCGCGCTTCCCCTGCCTTGCGGGTCATGGCCGAGCGGCTGGCGACGCTGAACCGATTGCAGGAAAAGGCCGACAAGCCGCAGCTTCTCGTCACCACCGCCAACGCCGCGACCCAGCGCACGCTGACGCCGTTCCGCATCCGCCAACTCACCCGCCGCTTGGCGCCGGGCGAGCGGATCGAACGCGACAAGCTCATTACCCTACTCACCGCCAATGGCTACCATCGCACCGACAGCGTGTCGGACGCGGGCGAGTTTGCGGTGCGCGGCGGTCTGCTCGACTTGTATCCCTCCGGCCTGCCGCACGCGATCCGGCTCGATTTCTTCGGTGACGAGATCGAGACGATACGCGCCTTCGACCCCGCCGACCAGCGCACCATCGGCGCGGCCGAGCCCTTCACCCTGATGCCGGCGAGCGAGGCGTTGCTCGACCAAGACAGCATCAAGCGCTTTCGCGCGCGGTATCGCGAGCAGTTCGGGGCCAACGCCACCGGTGACCCGCTCTACCAGGCGGTCAGCGACGGGCGGCGGCTGGCGGGGATGGAGCATTGGCTTCCGCTGTTCGAGGAGCGACTGGAGACCTTGTTCGACCATCTCGCGCCGGGCGACATCGTGCTGCGCGACGGCGGCGTCGATGGCGCGATCGCGTCGCGGCGTGAAGCGATCCAAGATTATTTCTCCAATCGCGAGCGGGCGATGGTGGCCGAACCTGGTAGCTATCGCCCACTGGCGCCGAGCGCGCTCTACCTGTCGACCAAGGAATGGGATGGCCTCGTCGCCGACCGCCCCGTCCACCTCGCGACCGCCTTTCCCGAGCCTGATTCCGACCGGGTCATCGACTTCGGCGTGAGTGGCGCGCGCGACTTCGCGCCCGAGCGGGCGCAGAACGAAAATATCTACGAAGCCGTCGTTACCCACGTCGACAAGCTATGGAGAAAAGGTCAGAAAGTCGTTCTGGCCAGCTACACCACGGGCGCCCGCGAACGATTGGCGGGATTGCTCAAGGATCATGGCCTTACCGGCCAGAAGATGGTCGGCGATTGGCAGGAAGCGCTGGGCGCGCAGAATGTCACTGCATTGCTGGTGCTGCCGCTCGATCATGGGTTCACTACGCCCGACGTCGCGGTGCTGACCGAGCAGGATATGCTCGGCGACCGGCTGGTGCGGCGGCGCAAGCGCAAGAAGAGCGCCGATGCGTTCCTGTCGGAACTGGCGACGCTGACGCCCGGCGATCTCGTGGTCCATGCCGAGCATGGCATCGGTCGTTACGAGGGGCTGACGCAGGTCCAGGTCGGCCGCGCGCCGCACGATTGCGTCGCGCTGGAATATGCCGGCGGCAACAAGCTCTACGTGCCGGTCGAGAATATCGACGTCCTGTCGCGCTATGGCAGCGGCGAGGACGGGGTCGCGCTCGACCGCCTCGGCGGCGAAGCCTGGCAGCGCCGCAAGGCGCGGATGAAGGAGCGGATCCGCGAGATTGCGGGCGAGCTCATCAAGACCGCCGCTTTGCGGGCGATGCGGCAGGGTGTGGTGGCCGAGCCGGACAGCGCCTACCCCGCCATGGTCGACCGCTTCCCCTACGAAGAAACCGACGACCAGAACCGCGCCATCGGCGATGTTCTGGAGGACCTCGGCGCCGGTCGGCCGATGGACCGGCTAGTCTGCGGCGACGTCGGGTTCGGTAAAACCGAAGTGGCTCTTCGGGCAGCGTTCGTGGCGGCGATGGCCGGCTATCAGGTGGCGGTGGTGTGCCCCACCACCCTGCTCGCCCGCCAGCATTATTCCAATTTCGTCGAGCGGATGAAGGGCTTCCCGATTGAGGTCGGGCGCCTGAGCCGGCTGGTTGCTTCCAACGAGGCGAAGCGGACCAAGGAATTGCTTGAGGAAGGGCAGATCGACATCGTCGTCGGCACCCACGCCATCCTCGCAAAGGGTGTGAAGTTCAAGAAGCTCGGCCTTGTAATCGTTGATGAAGAACAGCGCTTCGGGGTGACGCACAAGGAGCGGTTGAAGAGCCTTAAGGCGGACGTTCACGTCCTAACGCTGACCGCGACGCCCATCCCGCGCACGTTGCAAATGGCCATGTCGGGCCTTCGCGAACTCAGCGTCATCCAGACCCCGCCGGTCGATCGCCTTGCGGTCAGGACCTACGTTACCCCGTGGGACCCGGTCGTCATCCGCGAGGCGCTGCTGCGCGAGCATTATCGCGGCGGGCAAAGCTATTTCGTGGTGCCGCGCATTTCCGACCTTCCCGACATCGAGGAATGGCTGCGCGAAGAAGTGCCCGAGGTGAAGCCGATCGTCGCCCACGGCCAGCTCGCCCCAACCGAGGTCGAGGAGCGAATGAGTGCCTTCTACGACCGCAAATATGACGTGCTGCTGTCGACCACCATCGTCGAAAGCGGGCTCGACATTCCGAGCGCCAATACGCTGATCGTCCACCGGGCCGAGCGGTTCGGCCTGGCGCAGCTTTACCAGCTTCGCGGGCGGGTGGGCCGATCGAAGACCCGCGCCTACGCCTACATGACCACCCCGCCCGACCGGCAGATCACCGAGACCGCGGAGAAGCGCCTCACGGTGCTGTCCAATCTCGACAGCCTTGGCGCGGGTTTCCAGCTTGCCAGCCACGATCTCGACATTCGCGGCGCGGGCAATTTGCTTGGCGACGAGCAGTCGGGACACATCAAGGAAGTCGGGTTCGAACTCTACCAGTCGATGCTGGAGGACGCGATCCTCGACATGAAGGCGGGCGGACAGCGCGAGGACAAGCCGGACGAATTCAGCCCGCAAATCAACGTCGAAGCGCCGATCATGATCTCGGACGATTATGTCCCGGATCTCGACCTTCGCATGGGCCTCTATCGCCGCTTGGGCGAGCTGGAGAGCCCGCGCGAGGTCGAAGAATTCGCCGCCGAGATGATCGACCGCTTCGGCAAGCTGCCCGAGGAAACGAGCAACCTGCTTCAGGTGGTCGAGACCAAGATCCACTGCCGCGCCGCCGGCATCGCCAAGCTAGACGCAGGTTTGCGCGGGGCGGTGGTTACGTTCGCGCCGTCGGGCTTCCCTGACGTCAAAGGTCTGTTCGACTATATCGCCCGGCTGAAAGGCACGGCGAAGCTTCGGCCCGATCAAAAGCTGGTCGTCAGCCGCGACTGGGCGAGCCCGGCACAGCGCCTGAACGGTGCGCTGCAGTTGAGTCGTGGTCTTGCGCGAGTGGTCGCAGCGAGCAAGCGGGAGAAGGTTGCGGCCTGAGCTTAGGCGAGGAACGCGGCGAGCTCGTCCTCGGCCATCGCCTTGGCGCCGAGAAAGCCTTGGTAGTAATCGCAATTCCAGGCCTTGAGCAGCGCTAGCTGATCGGGATCCTCGACCCCTTCGACCAGCACTTGCAGTTCGAGTTCGCGCGCCAAGGCGATCAGCGCCTTGACCACGATCTGCGCGCGGCGCCCGCCGACGAGATCGAGGATCAGGCCGCGGTCGATCTTGATCATGTCGAGCGGCAGAGTCGTCAGCCACGCGAGGCTGGCATAGCCGGTGCCGAAATCGTCCACCGCGATCCGCACGCCCGCGGCGCGGAGGCAGGCGAGTCGCGCCGCCGCGGCGACCGGATCGGCGATCAGGCTCGATTCGGTGATTTCGGCTGTCACCTGCTCGGCGCGCAGGCCAGCGGCCTCGATTTCATTGAGCAGCCAGCGCTCGTATCCGGGGCGCGCCAAGTCTTCGGGCAGGAGATTGAGTGACAGTCGCAGGCGCGCCATCGGGCCCGTCCACTTGCCCATTGCCCGCAACGCCTTGCGCTGCACCGCGCGGGACAGTCGTTCGCCGAGCGCAGCGGCGGCGGCCCGGGCGAACATCGTGTCTGGCGTCATGCCGCCAGGATCGCGGGCGAGCGCCTCGACCCCGATCACGTCGCCGGTGGCGACACTGATCTGGGGCTGGAACGCAAGCGTCACCTTGTCCTCGGCGAGCAAGGCTTCAAGCGCGAGATCGGTTCTTTCCGGCAGGAGAGACAGGGGCTGATCGCTGGCACGGCGAGCGGGGATGACGGCGGGGGAGGCAATGGGTGGAACCATGGCGGCGCTCCTAGGGCATGGCGGGGACCAGCGCATCGCCCTCACCTGTTGCTGCATCATAATGGAACGGTGGCGGCGACGCACCTCCCCCGCTATGCTTTGCGCCATTGCGGTGCGGAAAAACAGGGATTCAAAGGTTTGAGCGCTGAACTTCCGCAGGGCCAGCCGGTCCGCCAAGACCTGACGCAAGCCGGGATCGCTCTCGTCGCCAGCAGAGGCGAAGCGGCTCAGGCCGCCGCCGCGATGCTTCGCCGTCGCTACACCTTCGCCCCGGAGAACGACGCCAGGATCCTGGTGGCGCTCGGTGGCGACGGGTTCATGCTGCACACCCTCCACCAGATGCTCGACGGCGGCGAAGCGCGGCCGGTGTTCGGAATGAACCGCGGCACCGTTGGCTTTCTGATGAACGAATGGCAGCTCGATTGCCTCGCCGAGCGGGTGGAGAACGCCAAGGCAGTCCGCATCGCCCCGCTCACCATGCGCGCCCGCACCGTTCACGGGGACGAGTGGACCCACGCCGCGATCAACGAAGTGTCCTTGCTGCGTGAAACGCGCCAAGCGGCCAAGATCGAGGTGGTGGTCAACGGTCGCGTCGTCCTGCCCGAACTCGTCGCCGACGGCGTGCTGGTGGCGACGCCCGCTGGATCGACCGCGTATAATTTTTCTGCCCGCGGGCCGATCCTGCCGTTGTCGGCGCCTCTCCTCGCGCTGACCCCGATTGCGCCCTTCCGTCCGCGGCGCTGGGCGGGAGCGCTGTTGCCTGACGAAACCCGCATCTCTTTTCGGGTGATGGAGCCCACGGATCGGCTGGTTTCCGCGGTTGCCGATCAGTTCGAGGTGCGTGACGTCGAGGAAGTCGAGATCGAACTCGATCATGAGAGATCGCTGACCCTGCTGTTCGATCCCGATCAGGCGCTCGACGAACGGATCGCCGCCGAGCAATTTGCCACGTGAAGTGTCGTTCTTGAGGCTTGCCAAGCCCCGCCGCCTGCGCCATAGGCCCGCTCGCCCAAGCATCGTTCCCCGATAGCTCAGCGGTAGAGTAGGTGACTGTTAATCACTTGGTCGTTGGTTCGAATCCAACTCGGGGAGCCATCTCGCATCGATGAATATGTTCTGCCACGGTCGGTACCGTGGTAGATGGACGCGTTCGGCAGCGGAGTCGCGTCTCTTGGGCACCAGTGACAGGCCTCAACGGTTCGAAAGCGAGCATGGCGGTATGGATGCCGCGTACCTTGCCAGTGCCTTTAAGCGGCACATGCAGACGCTCATGTCGCGCTTCGCGCACCGTCCCGACGATCTGCATCGCGAAGTGGCTGCACTCGTCGCTGACTACGAACAGGCCGTGAGAAAGATCAGGGCAACGTTCGAAGAGCATCAGGCCGCCCGGTTCGGAAAGCACCCGAGAGTCTCGAAACGTCCGTATCGAGAGCGTTTGGTGCCCCGCCCACGGCGTCCCGGCGACAAAAAGCGGCCAGATGCCGGCGGGGTAACGGTGAAGCCGGACAAACCGCTCATTTTGTCGGGCGGTGCCGCGGCAGCCTTGGAGTTCGAGTGACCGATTGATCCCTGCCCTTGCCTGAACCGTATGTTGTTTTCAGTTCACGCAACTTCGCCGTGATCGCGGGTGTTTTTCTCTCATCCAGTCGGGAAGCCGATGTTGTTGGAGAGAGTAGATGAAGCCCCTTCTTCTTGCCGCCGGTGCGGTCGCGCTGACCAGCCCGCTGACCCTCGCGGCCCCTGCCGAGGCACAGAACCGCAATTACAACCAGCAGGTTCGCGACTGTAACCGCGACCTGCGCCGCGCCGACAGCCGTGCCGAGTATCGTCGGGAGCTTCGCCAGTGCCAGCGCGATCTGCAGCGCGCCCAGCGCCAGGATGCCCGCGATTGGCGCCGTTACAGCGCTTACGACTATAATCGCTATGAGCCGGGGCAGCGCCAATATTACGCCGACCGCTATTACCGCGACGGCCGCTATTACAGCCAGCGCCGGCTCGGCTATAACGACCGCATCTATCGCGGGCAGAACGGCAGCTATTATTGCCGCCGCAACGACGGCACGACCGGCCTGATCGTGGGTGCCGGCATCGGTGCTCTGCTCGGTAATCAGATCAACATCGGCGGTTCGACCACGCTTCGGACTATCGCCGGCGGAGCGATCGGCGCGGCGCTGGGTCAGGCCATCACTCGCGGCGACGTCCGCTGTAACTAAGGGCTGATGGCTTACCAAGGAGGGCCGGTGTCCGCACCGGCCCTTTTTGTTTGCCTGCCTTGCGCCTGGAGGCCTTCGCCCGCATTGCCGAGGACGAAGGAGACGACCTATGCGAGCGCACGTCGAGCGGCATCTGGTGCAACGGATCGGCTGGCTTCGCGCCGCGGTGCTCGGCGCCAACGACGGCATCGTCTCGACCGCCAGCCTGATCGTCGGGGTCGCCGCCGCCGCTTCCGGAAAGGCGGAAGTGATGCTTGCCGGTGCAGCGGGCCTGGTCGCCGGCGCGATGTCGATGGCGGCGGGCGAATATGTCTCGGTCAGCTCGCAGTCCGATACCGAGCAGGCCGACCTCGCCCGCGAGCGCGCCGAACTAGAGCAATCGCCCGAACTGGAACATCAGGAATTGTCGCGCCTCTATCAGGAGCGCGGAGTATCGGACGCCACCGCCGATGAGGTCGCACGGCAACTGATGGCCAAGGACGCGCTCGGCACCCATGCCCGCGAAGAACTCGGCATCAGCCACGTCAGTACTGCGCGTCCGGTGCAGGCCGCGCTGACGTCGGCGGCGACGTTTACCGCGGGCGCCGCCATGCCGTTGCTGGTCGCGTTCTTCGCCCCGGTCGGTCAGACCATGATCGTCGCCGTGACGGTTGCGTCCCTGCTGTTCCTGGCGTTGCTCGGCGCCATCGGTGCCAGAAGCGGCGGCGCGCCGGTCGGCAAGGCGACCTTCCGGGTCTTCTTCTGGGGTGCACTGGCGATGGCGATCACCGCCGGCATCGGCAAATTGGTCGGGACCGCGGTCTAGTCGATTGCCGCCATCAAGGTCGCATTGCCGCCTGCCGCAGTGGTGTCGATGCAGGTCACCCGTTCGGTCGCGAAGCGCGCGACGTAATGCGGGCCGCCGGCCTTGGGACCGGTCCCCGACAGCCCCTCGCCCCCAAACGGCTGGCTTTCCACCACCGCGCCGATCTGGTTGCGGTTGATGTAGAGATTGCCGACCCGCGCCTTGGCAGCGACCTGCTCGGCCACCGTGTCGATGCGGCTCTGAAGCCCGAGGGTCAGGCCGAAGCCGGTGGCGTTGATCTGGTCGATCACCTTGTCGAGCTCGCCCGATTGCCAGCGAATGACGTGCAGCACCGGGCCGAAATGCTCGTCCTTGAGGCTGGCGAGGCTGGGCAGCTCGGCGATCACCGGGGCGACGAAGCTGCCGTTATTGGGTGGCAAACGCAGTTCGGCCACCACCTTCCCTGCGGCCCGAAGCTCGGCGACATGCGCGTCGAGCGAAGCCTTGGCGTCGGCGTCGATGACCGGGCCGACATCGGTGGTCGGCAGCCGCGGATCGCCGATCGACAGCGCTTCCATCGCGCCGCGGATCATCGTCAGCATGGTGTCGGCGACGTCTTCCTGCACGAACAGGACGCGCAGCGCCGAGCAACGCTGGCCGGCCGACTGGAAGGCCGAGGCGACCACGTCGCGCGTCACCTGCTCGGGCAACGCCGAGCTGTCGACGATCATCGCATTCTGGCCGCCGGTTTCGGCGATCAGCGGCACGATCGGGCCTTCTCGTTCCGCTAGGCTGCGGT contains:
- a CDS encoding succinate dehydrogenase assembly factor 2; translated protein: MLEDPTPKRLRWRAHHRGTKEADRMIGGFFDAHHQQWNAQEMALFEALLEEQDVDIMAWAIGTQTVPERFQGAMMTAMQRLDYLPIDR
- a CDS encoding EAL domain-containing protein, giving the protein MVPPIASPAVIPARRASDQPLSLLPERTDLALEALLAEDKVTLAFQPQISVATGDVIGVEALARDPGGMTPDTMFARAAAAALGERLSRAVQRKALRAMGKWTGPMARLRLSLNLLPEDLARPGYERWLLNEIEAAGLRAEQVTAEITESSLIADPVAAAARLACLRAAGVRIAVDDFGTGYASLAWLTTLPLDMIKIDRGLILDLVGGRRAQIVVKALIALARELELQVLVEGVEDPDQLALLKAWNCDYYQGFLGAKAMAEDELAAFLA
- the tyrS gene encoding tyrosine--tRNA ligase — translated: MTTTYSSDLLQLLAERGYIHQTTDAAGLDALANKEIVTGYIGFDATAPSLHVGSLVQIMMLRRMQQAGHKPIVLMGGGTTKVGDPSFKAEERKLLDEDAIAANIAGIRKVFERFLTFGDGPTDAVLVDNADWLDRLEYLPFLREVGRHFSVNRMLTFDSVQLRLEREQSLSFLEFNYMIMQAYDFLELSRRQGCRLQMGGSDQWGNIINGVELCRRADGTEVFAVTTPLITTADGAKMGKTAQGAVWLNAEGPDGYRLSAYDYWQFWRNTADADVAKFARLFTDLPLDEIARLEALQGAEINQAKIVLATEATALLHGREAAEAAAATAAATFAGGGSGEALPSVETGGEIGLLAALVGLGFCASNGEAKRKVAEGAVRLDGEPVSDIAAVISVPSERKLSLGKKKHGLLLP
- the mfd gene encoding transcription-repair coupling factor, which codes for MSDLQRILKASEPLTLASVPAGFLPWLTADLARAVKGRAVVIASDETAMRALADNAPAFAPEIEVLTFPAWDCLPYDRASPALRVMAERLATLNRLQEKADKPQLLVTTANAATQRTLTPFRIRQLTRRLAPGERIERDKLITLLTANGYHRTDSVSDAGEFAVRGGLLDLYPSGLPHAIRLDFFGDEIETIRAFDPADQRTIGAAEPFTLMPASEALLDQDSIKRFRARYREQFGANATGDPLYQAVSDGRRLAGMEHWLPLFEERLETLFDHLAPGDIVLRDGGVDGAIASRREAIQDYFSNRERAMVAEPGSYRPLAPSALYLSTKEWDGLVADRPVHLATAFPEPDSDRVIDFGVSGARDFAPERAQNENIYEAVVTHVDKLWRKGQKVVLASYTTGARERLAGLLKDHGLTGQKMVGDWQEALGAQNVTALLVLPLDHGFTTPDVAVLTEQDMLGDRLVRRRKRKKSADAFLSELATLTPGDLVVHAEHGIGRYEGLTQVQVGRAPHDCVALEYAGGNKLYVPVENIDVLSRYGSGEDGVALDRLGGEAWQRRKARMKERIREIAGELIKTAALRAMRQGVVAEPDSAYPAMVDRFPYEETDDQNRAIGDVLEDLGAGRPMDRLVCGDVGFGKTEVALRAAFVAAMAGYQVAVVCPTTLLARQHYSNFVERMKGFPIEVGRLSRLVASNEAKRTKELLEEGQIDIVVGTHAILAKGVKFKKLGLVIVDEEQRFGVTHKERLKSLKADVHVLTLTATPIPRTLQMAMSGLRELSVIQTPPVDRLAVRTYVTPWDPVVIREALLREHYRGGQSYFVVPRISDLPDIEEWLREEVPEVKPIVAHGQLAPTEVEERMSAFYDRKYDVLLSTTIVESGLDIPSANTLIVHRAERFGLAQLYQLRGRVGRSKTRAYAYMTTPPDRQITETAEKRLTVLSNLDSLGAGFQLASHDLDIRGAGNLLGDEQSGHIKEVGFELYQSMLEDAILDMKAGGQREDKPDEFSPQINVEAPIMISDDYVPDLDLRMGLYRRLGELESPREVEEFAAEMIDRFGKLPEETSNLLQVVETKIHCRAAGIAKLDAGLRGAVVTFAPSGFPDVKGLFDYIARLKGTAKLRPDQKLVVSRDWASPAQRLNGALQLSRGLARVVAASKREKVAA
- the recG gene encoding ATP-dependent DNA helicase RecG, which encodes MRPDLLNPLFAEVESLKGVGPQVAKQLAKLGITRAVDLLFHLPTGAIERVRAPAASPVLLGRQVILDVTVREKRQSRGRGPTRIHAVDGEGNMLTLAFFNNGGWAAKQLPLGEKRTVTGKLEAYGDEWQMVHPDVTEPGKTEPALKETVYPLTEGLTSRRVRELVSAALERAPVLPEWIEPSVVAREAWRDWRTSLATIHAEPADGAARKRLAYDEIFANQLALGLLRQVSRRRRGVPLRGDGRLTDALKLPYALTGAQRRVVQEIRDDMGQEAPMLRLLQGDVGSGKTLVALLAMLEAVEAGAQAAMLAPTEILARQHHATLLKQLDSLGVRVAILTGREKGRARDSTLMGLADGSIDILVGTHAIFQDKVAYRRLGLVVIDEQHRFGVSERLLLTAKGTSTPHLLAMTATPIPRTLTLTQYGEMDVSRIDEMPPGRTPIETRVIAEERIGDVVDGLARHVAAGGQAYWVCPLVAESETSDAAAAEERAAALALRFPGQIGLVHGRMKGPEKDAVMAEFSAGRLAILVATTVIEVGVDVPNAALMIIEGAERFGLAQLHQLRGRVGRGSAKSTCLLLRGSTLSETGRARLALMRETNDGFRIAEEDLRLRGPGEILGVRQSGEAQFRLASPEQVQELAPMATQDARLLLDRDGGLHGDRGEAARLCLYLFERDQAVDLLRSG
- a CDS encoding NAD kinase — its product is MSAELPQGQPVRQDLTQAGIALVASRGEAAQAAAAMLRRRYTFAPENDARILVALGGDGFMLHTLHQMLDGGEARPVFGMNRGTVGFLMNEWQLDCLAERVENAKAVRIAPLTMRARTVHGDEWTHAAINEVSLLRETRQAAKIEVVVNGRVVLPELVADGVLVATPAGSTAYNFSARGPILPLSAPLLALTPIAPFRPRRWAGALLPDETRISFRVMEPTDRLVSAVADQFEVRDVEEVEIELDHERSLTLLFDPDQALDERIAAEQFAT
- a CDS encoding DOMON-like domain-containing protein, with the translated sequence MRFELAPHPTTVPNPPYTVWASAERSAAFGETATLNLWFGVSAPLSRFVVPPPSLAPARRDNLWQSTCFECFLKGDGEEAYQEWNFSPSGDWAGYDFEAEREGMELAEVAEPPYLRIEDNLTWWGLGATLSIPSEAQGTIALSAVIEEKTGQRHYFALHHPSEQPDFHHPDCFTARLA